One window of the Gammaproteobacteria bacterium genome contains the following:
- a CDS encoding ComF family protein has product MMNQRTCSHRISELYNEIILNNKFKAVYINQESYYLNNLYVTIFKDSGFKTKLLIIEKENQTIIFENLNDESYIVAHDIKEDLFLFLLDVSCSKIYKFYNPLHNKGLLEGSINIIQKFISTSNINDVIVRNDVVYFVVKTIAFRVVGNLITTKELITIDKLPEQSEIEEVDMLIGLDANNLMENGREVFFAMQNSMEFWKIQIPKKNAVILEGFACEYGEYQTYLIDYKSNLKKRIHPSFLTKISLNYMLQFPFIESSHSGHYEEFKLIRLSDLKEIDLYNCLPKDVIEYIDSIKLDAIANDSIHNQFIENDILFFGDYEFSCQNLFSGKITHHIEFKESLSLKSLIPLTGNFFDGYALELHTIKSTLKADGSFETLRTELGELIYKLKYNFDKSAIEPLAQRCAKVIKEIFLDFDVIIPAPPSNLNRPFQPVYEIAKRISELTKIPVDFDFIKKLPTEQIKTLSDQEARNIVLERAISIKGSRYKGRNILLFDDLFRSGDTLNAIAKKLRNDGEVNNIKALCVTKTRVKK; this is encoded by the coding sequence ATGATGAATCAAAGAACTTGTTCACATAGAATCTCGGAATTATATAATGAGATAATTTTAAATAATAAATTCAAAGCAGTATATATCAATCAGGAATCTTATTATTTAAATAATCTCTATGTAACTATTTTTAAAGATAGTGGATTTAAAACCAAACTTCTGATTATTGAAAAAGAAAATCAAACTATTATTTTTGAAAACTTAAACGATGAGTCTTACATTGTAGCCCATGATATTAAAGAAGATTTATTTTTGTTTTTGCTTGATGTAAGTTGCTCAAAAATTTATAAATTTTATAACCCTTTACATAATAAAGGCTTATTGGAAGGATCAATAAATATAATACAAAAGTTTATTTCTACATCTAACATAAATGATGTAATTGTAAGAAACGATGTCGTTTATTTTGTAGTTAAAACAATAGCTTTTAGAGTAGTTGGAAATTTAATTACAACAAAGGAACTAATAACAATAGATAAATTACCTGAACAATCTGAAATTGAAGAAGTTGATATGTTAATTGGACTTGACGCAAATAATTTAATGGAAAATGGAAGGGAAGTTTTTTTTGCAATGCAAAATTCCATGGAGTTTTGGAAAATACAAATCCCTAAAAAGAATGCTGTAATACTCGAAGGTTTTGCATGTGAATATGGTGAATATCAAACATACCTTATTGATTATAAAAGTAATTTAAAAAAAAGGATACACCCATCTTTTTTAACTAAAATAAGTTTGAATTACATGTTGCAATTTCCATTTATTGAAAGCTCACATTCTGGGCATTACGAAGAATTTAAATTAATAAGACTTTCTGACCTGAAAGAAATTGATTTATACAACTGTTTACCCAAAGATGTAATAGAATATATTGATTCAATTAAATTAGATGCGATAGCCAATGACTCAATACATAATCAATTTATTGAAAATGATATTTTGTTTTTCGGTGACTATGAATTTTCTTGTCAAAACTTATTTTCAGGTAAAATAACTCATCATATAGAATTCAAAGAATCGCTTTCTCTTAAATCACTTATCCCTTTAACGGGCAATTTCTTTGATGGCTATGCTTTAGAATTACATACCATAAAAAGCACTCTGAAAGCAGACGGTAGTTTTGAAACCTTAAGAACAGAATTAGGTGAATTAATTTATAAGCTAAAATACAATTTTGACAAGAGTGCAATTGAACCACTTGCTCAAAGGTGTGCAAAGGTTATTAAAGAGATTTTTCTTGATTTTGACGTAATAATTCCAGCTCCTCCATCAAACTTAAATAGGCCATTCCAACCTGTATATGAAATTGCAAAAAGAATAAGCGAATTAACCAAAATTCCTGTGGATTTTGATTTCATTAAGAAATTACCTACTGAACAAATTAAAACCTTATCAGATCAAGAAGCTAGAAATATCGTATTGGAACGAGCCATATCAATTAAAGGCAGCCGGTACAAAGGAAGAAACATTTTACTTTTTGATGATTTATTCAGGTCAGGCGATACACTAAATGCAATAGCTAAAAAGTTAAGAAATGATGGTGAAGTCAATAATATTAAGGCACTTTGTGTGACTAAAACAAGAGTCAAAAAATGA
- a CDS encoding IS1 family transposase, producing MDDVLELDELWSFFHKRDNKLWNWIALCRRTRQVVAYVCGNRDSEACTDLRCRIPDSYYGLDTCSDYWSSYADVFDPDTHQSVGKHTGLTNHVERFNATARHRLGRLTRQTLSFSKTKKNHEAVLHAFILQYNQEIMQKYQTR from the coding sequence GTGGATGATGTCCTCGAATTAGACGAATTATGGAGCTTTTTTCATAAACGAGACAACAAGTTATGGAATTGGATTGCCCTGTGTCGTCGTACTCGTCAGGTGGTTGCCTACGTGTGTGGAAATCGGGACAGTGAAGCCTGTACAGATTTGCGCTGCCGTATCCCTGATAGTTATTATGGGCTTGATACTTGTAGTGATTACTGGTCAAGTTATGCTGATGTATTTGATCCTGACACTCATCAATCTGTTGGTAAGCACACAGGCTTAACCAATCATGTTGAGCGATTTAATGCCACTGCACGTCATCGACTGGGTCGGTTAACTCGTCAGACGTTGAGCTTTTCAAAAACCAAGAAAAACCACGAGGCCGTGTTACATGCCTTTATATTGCAGTACAATCAGGAAATTATGCAAAAATATCAAACACGTTAA
- a CDS encoding IS1 family transposase, with translation MITESLIHHCTRCHSTNIFKNGHNKSGNPQFKCKDCGRSSVLKPTVKYTEEQKELIIKTYFERGSLRGMRRLFGVAPATLTKWIKKSQQSDSDHVTPSEGG, from the coding sequence ATGATTACAGAAAGCCTTATTCACCACTGTACCCGCTGCCATTCAACCAACATATTCAAGAACGGCCACAACAAAAGTGGCAATCCACAGTTTAAATGTAAAGACTGTGGTCGCTCAAGTGTGCTTAAACCAACCGTTAAATACACTGAAGAGCAAAAAGAGTTGATCATCAAAACCTATTTTGAACGTGGTAGTCTGCGCGGAATGCGTCGTCTATTTGGTGTTGCACCAGCAACCCTCACCAAATGGATAAAAAAAAGCCAGCAATCCGATTCTGACCACGTTACTCCCAGCGAGGGTGGATGA